One stretch of Cheilinus undulatus linkage group 5, ASM1832078v1, whole genome shotgun sequence DNA includes these proteins:
- the zbtb34 gene encoding zinc finger and BTB domain-containing protein 34 yields MLISKTTAAKLEKHIQEMDDGSYIEFDVPEFSNTVLTQLNELRLQGKLCDIIVHIQGQPFRAHKAVLAASSPYFRDHTALSTMSGLSISVIKSPEVFEQLLAFCYTGHMSLQLKDIISFLTAASFLQMQAIIDKCTQILESIHSKISIPVTVCSPEKDDMQTSHNGVNDSNLFVNPTQISPPYYSRQSQAAHEARFELAGKGLGRRRQQQEEGQSDRGSSDSVSEHDTPMEGEIEQVELIGKDGQVTDVQVKIEKTDRPTYSDSSSAGDDGYHTELVDGEQVLAVSVGSYGPVIQSATYSYSGLTSPCFVNLSNSSPSRSILSGFRGGRARAKRPLAIPAAVLSHIKTGSDDSESTVGAAALENDVRERSLRSQWYPYNERLICIYCGKTFNQKGSLDRHMRLHMGITPFVCKFCGKKYTRKDQLEYHIRGHTDNKPFHCQICGKCFPFQGTLNQHLRKKHMGATEGSNHMDSPERTEGSSGQKDQEDTSEGMAFEAQYAEEAPADDMEESSKCSPEEAQASRCDF; encoded by the coding sequence ACCGCTGCCAAACTGGAGAAACATATCCAAGAAATGGACGACGGCAGCTACATCGAGTTCGATGTGCCGGAGTTCAGCAACACTGTTCTGACCCAGCTCAATGAGCTGCGGCTGCAAGGGAAGCTGTGTGACATCATCGTTCACATACAAGGCCAGCCATTTCGAGCCCACAAGGCCGTGCTGGCAGCTAGTTCACCCTACTTTCGTGACCACACAGCCCTCAGCACCATGAGTGGCCTTTCAATCTCGGTCATCAAAAGCCCTGAGGTGTTTGAGCAGCTTCTTGCTTTCTGCTACACAGGCCACATGTCCCTGCAGCTCAAGGACATCATCAGTTTCCTCACAGCTGCAAGTTTTTTGCAGATGCAAGCCATCATTGACAAATGTACCCAAATTCTGGAGAGCATCCACTCCAAGATCAGCATCCCAGTAACTGTCTGCAGCCCAGAGAAGGATGACATGCAGACAAGCCACAATGGGGTCAATGACAGCAACCTCTTTGTGAACCCTACCCAGATCTCCCCCCCTTACTACTCCCGCCAGAGTCAGGCAGCGCATGAGGCACGCTTTGAGCTGGCAGGAAAAGGTCTGGGCCGGCGGCGACAGCAGCAGGAGGAAGGCCAGTCAGACCGAGGCAGCAGCGATAGTGTGTCTGAGCATGATACTCCTATGGAGGGAGAAATAGAGCAGGTGGAACTAATCGGCAAAGATGGCCAAGtgacagatgtgcaagtgaagATAGAGAAGACGGACAGGCCCACCTATTCAGACAGCTCTTCAGCAGGTGATGATGGATACCACACAGAGCTGGTGGATGGAGAACAGGTATTGGCTGTTAGTGTGGGTTCTTATGGTCCTGTCATCCAGTCTGCTACCTACTCTTACTCAGGGCTGACCTCCCCTTGCTTTGTCAACCTTAGCAACTCCAGTCCTTCCCGCTCTATTCTTAGTGGCTTTAGAGGTGGGCGAGCCAGGGCAAAGCGCCCCCTGGCCATCCCAGCAGCAGTGCTGAGTCATATCAAAACAGGCTCTGATGACAGCGAATCCACAGTTGGAGCTGCAGCGTTGGAAAATGATGTGCGAGAGAGAAGTCTGCGAAGCCAGTGGTACCCCTACAATGAGAGACTCATTTGCATCTACTGTGGAAAGACCTTCAACCAGAAGGGGAGCTTGGATCGACACATGCGCCTGCACATGGGGATCACCCCATTTGTATGTAAGTTCTGCGGCAAGAAGTACACGAGGAAAGACCAGCTGGAGTACCACATCCGTGGCCACACGGACAACAAGCCCTTCCACTGTCAGATCTGTGGCAAGTGCTTCCCGTTTCAGGGCACCCTTAACCAGCACCTGAGGAAGAAGCACATGGGAGCAACAGAGGGCAGTAATCACATGGACTCTCCAGAGAGGACGGAGGGAAGCTCAGGTCAGAAAGACCAAGAGGATACATCTGAGGGGATGGCCTTTGAGGCACAATATGCAGAAGAGGCTCCAGCCGATGATATGGAGGAGAGTTCAAAATGCAGTCCAGAGGAGGCGCAAGCATCAAGATGTGATTTTTAG